Proteins from a genomic interval of Symmachiella macrocystis:
- a CDS encoding metallophosphoesterase family protein, translating to MKAIISDIHGNLEALEAVLADIKGLGIDEIYCLGDVVGYGPNPRECVDLVMKSCKMCLLGNHDQGALFDPEGFNAGAERAIFWTRSVLESGDSAGNERRWEFLGELPRMHNEGDFKFVHGSARNPLNEYVFPEDIYNQLKMERIFGLIQQYCFQGHTHVPGVFTENLNFFSPSEINHEYELTGGKLMVNVGSVGQPRDGDPRACYVVLENEPASDANAEAAAETDVESATPAPPAKLTYRRVDYGFEDTAAKIYDIPDLDNFLGDRLRDGR from the coding sequence TTGAAAGCCATCATCAGCGACATTCATGGAAACCTGGAAGCCCTCGAGGCCGTACTCGCGGACATCAAAGGTTTGGGAATCGACGAAATCTATTGCCTGGGTGATGTGGTCGGTTACGGCCCCAATCCGCGTGAATGCGTCGATTTGGTGATGAAATCGTGCAAGATGTGCTTGCTGGGAAACCACGATCAAGGGGCACTGTTTGATCCTGAGGGGTTTAACGCCGGTGCCGAGCGGGCGATCTTTTGGACACGCTCGGTCTTGGAATCGGGTGATTCGGCCGGCAACGAACGCCGTTGGGAGTTCCTGGGAGAATTGCCACGCATGCACAACGAGGGCGACTTTAAGTTTGTGCACGGGTCCGCTCGCAACCCGCTCAATGAATATGTTTTTCCCGAAGACATTTATAACCAGCTCAAAATGGAGCGGATCTTCGGGTTGATTCAGCAGTATTGTTTTCAAGGACACACACACGTTCCCGGCGTCTTCACCGAAAACCTCAATTTCTTCAGCCCGTCGGAAATCAATCATGAATATGAATTGACCGGCGGCAAATTGATGGTCAATGTCGGCTCTGTGGGACAGCCACGCGATGGCGACCCCCGCGCTTGTTATGTTGTGTTGGAAAACGAACCCGCGTCCGACGCCAATGCCGAAGCGGCCGCCGAGACCGACGTGGAGTCGGCCACTCCCGCTCCTCCGGCCAAACTGACATATCGCCGCGTTGATTATGGTTTTGAAGACACGGCGGCAAAAATTTACGACATCCCCGATCTCGATAACTTCCTGGGGGATCGCCTCCGCGACGGCCGGTAA